A single region of the Synergistaceae bacterium genome encodes:
- the iorA gene encoding indolepyruvate ferredoxin oxidoreductase subunit alpha: protein MKQLMQGNTAAARGLYEAGCCFASSYPGTPSTEITEEAAKYDAIYSEWAPNEKVAMEAAFGASLAGKRSFCGMKHVGLNVAADPLFTVSYTGINAGMVICVADDAGMHSSQNEQDSRHYARAAKLPMLEPSDSQEALDFFRRAYDISEEYDSPVIVKMCTRVAHSQSLVETGERREIPARPYEKNIAKYVMMPGNAIKRHPIVEERMKRLQAFAEESDINRIDSGADSSLGIITSSTSYQYVKEALGDRFPVLKLGMIWPMSDEKIREFSGHVERLVIVEELDGFIEEHCRAMGVQCEGKSLFGCLGELSQNVIASKLGLPAPEGLRLSENVKIPARPPMMCAGCPHRGIFFTLNQAKCTVLGDIGCYTLGAVAPLSAMEMTLCMGASVSALHGFSKAGGKNAVAVIGDSTFMHSGMTGLANIAYNQSKGVVIILDNSITGMTGHQQNPTTGLNIKGDPAGKIDLESLCRAMGFRRVRVVDPYNLKECAEALKEELSADESSVIISRRPCALLKTVKHKPPLRVEPSLCIGCKACMKIGCPALSVRDGKAHVDDTLCVGCGVCKQRCRFGAFRGGE, encoded by the coding sequence ATGAAGCAGCTTATGCAGGGGAACACCGCCGCCGCGAGGGGACTATATGAGGCGGGCTGCTGTTTCGCGTCAAGCTACCCTGGCACGCCAAGCACAGAGATAACCGAGGAAGCCGCGAAATATGACGCGATATATTCCGAGTGGGCACCGAATGAGAAAGTCGCAATGGAGGCCGCGTTCGGTGCGTCATTAGCGGGAAAAAGATCTTTCTGCGGTATGAAGCATGTAGGCTTGAACGTCGCCGCAGATCCGCTTTTCACAGTCTCATACACCGGGATTAATGCGGGAATGGTTATCTGCGTGGCTGATGACGCTGGTATGCACTCATCACAGAATGAGCAGGACTCCCGGCATTACGCGAGAGCCGCCAAACTTCCCATGCTTGAGCCGTCAGACTCTCAGGAGGCACTAGACTTTTTCCGCAGAGCCTATGACATTTCGGAGGAATACGACTCGCCCGTCATCGTCAAAATGTGTACGAGAGTCGCGCATTCTCAATCACTCGTTGAGACAGGAGAGCGCAGAGAAATTCCCGCCCGGCCCTACGAGAAGAATATAGCAAAATATGTGATGATGCCGGGAAACGCGATAAAGCGTCATCCCATTGTCGAGGAAAGAATGAAACGCCTTCAGGCTTTCGCGGAAGAGTCAGACATCAACCGAATCGACTCCGGCGCGGACTCATCACTCGGAATAATAACATCATCGACTTCATACCAGTATGTGAAAGAGGCACTCGGCGACAGATTCCCCGTGCTGAAACTGGGAATGATTTGGCCAATGTCTGACGAAAAAATACGCGAGTTTTCCGGCCATGTTGAACGGCTCGTGATTGTAGAGGAATTAGACGGCTTCATAGAGGAACATTGCAGGGCTATGGGCGTTCAGTGCGAGGGAAAATCATTGTTCGGCTGTCTCGGCGAGCTGAGTCAGAATGTCATAGCGTCAAAATTAGGGCTTCCGGCTCCTGAAGGGCTGAGGCTGTCTGAGAATGTGAAGATTCCCGCACGGCCTCCGATGATGTGCGCGGGCTGTCCTCACCGGGGAATATTCTTCACGCTGAATCAGGCAAAATGCACGGTGCTGGGTGATATTGGGTGCTACACACTGGGAGCTGTTGCGCCTCTGTCGGCAATGGAGATGACTCTATGCATGGGTGCCTCTGTCAGCGCATTACACGGTTTCAGCAAGGCAGGCGGGAAAAACGCCGTTGCAGTAATCGGGGACTCTACGTTCATGCACTCAGGGATGACGGGACTCGCGAATATCGCCTACAATCAGAGCAAGGGAGTCGTAATCATCCTCGACAACTCTATCACGGGCATGACGGGACATCAGCAGAACCCGACAACAGGACTGAACATTAAGGGAGACCCGGCCGGGAAAATCGATCTTGAGAGCTTATGCAGGGCAATGGGATTCAGGCGGGTGAGAGTCGTTGACCCCTATAACCTGAAGGAATGCGCCGAGGCACTGAAGGAGGAATTATCAGCTGACGAGTCATCAGTGATAATTTCGCGGAGACCATGCGCCCTGCTGAAGACCGTAAAGCACAAGCCCCCGCTGAGGGTTGAGCCGTCATTGTGCATTGGGTGCAAAGCCTGCATGAAGATAGGCTGCCCGGCACTGTCGGTTAGGGACGGAAAAGCACACGTAGATGATACATTGTGCGTTGGGTGCGGAGTGTGTAAACAGCGGTGCAGGTTCGGGGCATTCAGGGGAGGCGAGTAA
- a CDS encoding indolepyruvate oxidoreductase subunit beta gives MATKNIMIVGVGGQGSVLASKLLGHLLTSQGYDVKVSEVHGMSQRGGSVVTYVRYGDKVYSPVIDKGQADFIVSFELLEAARWIEYLSPNGQIVTSTQQIDPMPVLTGAMTYPENLLEEIRKTGAKIDALDCLKLAETAGSPKAVNLVLLGRLSHYFTDITPESWQEAITGCVPPKFLDLNRKAFDLGRNA, from the coding sequence ATGGCCACGAAAAATATAATGATTGTCGGAGTCGGCGGACAGGGGAGCGTACTCGCAAGCAAACTTTTGGGACATCTCCTCACATCACAGGGATATGACGTAAAAGTCTCGGAGGTTCACGGAATGAGTCAGCGCGGCGGAAGCGTCGTAACCTATGTGCGTTACGGGGACAAAGTATATTCGCCCGTAATCGACAAGGGGCAGGCGGATTTCATTGTGTCGTTCGAGCTGTTAGAGGCTGCAAGGTGGATTGAATACCTTTCGCCCAACGGCCAAATAGTAACGTCAACACAGCAGATTGACCCTATGCCCGTTCTTACAGGCGCGATGACTTACCCGGAAAATTTGCTTGAGGAAATCAGGAAGACAGGCGCGAAAATTGACGCTCTCGACTGCCTGAAACTTGCTGAGACCGCCGGAAGTCCCAAAGCCGTTAATCTCGTCCTGCTTGGCCGACTCTCTCACTACTTCACGGACATCACGCCGGAGTCATGGCAGGAAGCAATTACAGGATGTGTACCCCCGAAATTCTTAGACCTTAACCGAAAGGCTTTCGATTTAGGGAGAAACGCATAA
- a CDS encoding phenylacetate--CoA ligase, giving the protein MEKYYQPEIETMPREQIRRLQNERLLKQVRHAWEDVPYYRKKMQEKGLTPDDIKSMDDLHLLPFLTKADLREAYPYGLMGRPLKDCVRIQSTSGTTGQRVVAFYTLNDIHIWETMCARAIMAAGGTNEDVVQVSYGYGLFTGGPGLNGGSHLVGSLTIPASSGNTDRQIMFIKDLSATILCCTPSYAAFIGERMKEMGMSPDDIPLKAGIFGAEAWSESMRRDIEATMGIKAYDIYGLTELCGPGVSFECEDQHGMHINEDYFIPEIIDPETGEVLPEGSTGELVFTTLEKEAFPLIRYRTRDITSLSYEPCPCGRTHVRMSRLKGRTDDMLIIRGVNVFPSQIETVLINQGYPANYQIIVDRVNNTDTLDVRVEMTPEMFTDNLGVVNQRQAKLVEGLRSMLGLTAKVTLVAPKTIVRSEGKAVRVIDNRKI; this is encoded by the coding sequence ATGGAAAAGTATTATCAGCCCGAAATTGAGACAATGCCCCGCGAGCAGATTCGCAGACTTCAGAATGAACGACTCCTGAAGCAAGTCCGCCACGCCTGGGAAGATGTCCCCTATTACCGCAAGAAAATGCAGGAGAAGGGACTCACTCCCGATGACATAAAATCAATGGACGATCTTCACCTTCTCCCGTTCCTGACAAAGGCAGACCTCCGCGAGGCATACCCCTACGGCTTAATGGGCCGCCCCCTGAAAGACTGCGTGCGTATTCAGTCAACATCAGGCACAACAGGACAGAGAGTCGTAGCCTTCTACACGCTCAACGACATTCACATATGGGAGACAATGTGCGCCCGGGCAATCATGGCCGCAGGGGGGACAAATGAAGATGTCGTGCAGGTCTCATACGGCTACGGACTGTTCACGGGCGGGCCTGGCCTCAACGGCGGGAGTCATCTTGTCGGCTCTCTCACTATTCCGGCCTCGTCAGGAAACACAGACAGGCAGATTATGTTCATCAAAGATTTGTCCGCGACAATTCTTTGCTGCACTCCCAGTTACGCGGCGTTTATCGGCGAGCGCATGAAGGAAATGGGAATGTCCCCCGATGATATTCCGCTCAAAGCCGGGATTTTCGGTGCTGAGGCATGGAGCGAAAGCATGAGGCGCGATATTGAGGCCACAATGGGAATCAAGGCTTACGACATTTACGGCCTCACGGAGCTTTGCGGGCCGGGCGTTTCGTTTGAGTGTGAAGATCAGCACGGTATGCACATCAACGAGGATTATTTTATCCCGGAGATTATTGACCCTGAAACAGGCGAGGTCCTCCCGGAAGGCAGCACGGGCGAGCTTGTTTTCACGACACTGGAGAAGGAAGCCTTCCCGCTGATTCGCTACAGGACACGCGATATTACCAGCCTCAGTTACGAGCCATGCCCCTGCGGAAGGACTCACGTCAGAATGTCGCGCTTGAAGGGGCGTACCGATGACATGCTCATTATCCGCGGCGTAAACGTCTTCCCGTCGCAGATTGAGACCGTCCTAATCAATCAGGGCTACCCGGCGAACTATCAGATTATTGTTGACCGGGTGAACAACACAGACACGCTTGATGTGAGAGTCGAAATGACCCCGGAAATGTTCACCGATAATTTGGGCGTTGTGAATCAGCGTCAGGCGAAACTTGTCGAGGGTCTGCGCTCAATGTTAGGATTAACGGCAAAGGTTACCCTTGTCGCTCCGAAAACTATTGTACGGTCTGAAGGAAAAGCAGTAAGGGTAATCGACAACAGGAAAATATAG